A part of Diprion similis isolate iyDipSimi1 chromosome 12, iyDipSimi1.1, whole genome shotgun sequence genomic DNA contains:
- the LOC124413271 gene encoding uncharacterized protein C19orf47 homolog isoform X2, with amino-acid sequence MAVSLSAYWVKFFIGAGFPQDVATKHAVVFSNNRIHPDMLPDLDKPSLKEMGITLMGDMIAILRYAKKVVEETTCEKFLVDSEGSIVSKVTAKPVLKKPAIKMVTRSATPGKVKTEPENATKIVKNTGNIATTSSLVAKKKPVAAKIVSRIIEKPKPQVSLKRKLDSCSDDYESEASDEDWDNNSPKKIAPEDEVGYKVIMPKGTTLRSRKILKKVLEQKRTVFDRLGDSSVTSTTNLAETATPTFNVTGLGKEVFKRNSSVFNRLGDKDGKKEQLPYVGILKNGKNSTATPGILKNSPTRLGNTILTTTKVVKMASKPTGGTMRADQEKKQKIVLGKAKQLVRVNKKITINNPSPTTTKVIRKIATSSKLASQQASALPAKARLGVTNLSPVKQVTFNKTATVKRLVKPGVFSRLGV; translated from the exons ATGGCCGTCTCCCTGTCAG CATACTGGGTAAAGTTCTTCATCGGAGCTGGTTTCCCTCAAGACGTCGCAACCAAACATGCAGTCGTATTTTCGAACAATCGTATCCATCCGGACATGTTGCCGGATCTTGATAAGCCGAGTCTGAAAGAAATGGGGATAACTTTGATGGGAGATATGATAGCGATCTTGCGATATGCCAAAAAAGTCGTCGAGGAGACCACATGTGAAAAGTTTCTGGTAGATTCTGAAGGTTCGATAGTGTCAAAGGTTACAGCTAAGCCTGTGTTAAAAAAGCCAGCCATTAAAATGGTGACCAGAAGTGCCACACCTGGTAAAGTCAAAACAGAACCAGAAAATGCTacaaaaatagtgaaaaacaCAGGGAATATAGCAACGACCTCCTCACTTGTGGCTAAAAAGAAACCTGTAGCTGCTAAAATTGTATCACGTATTATTGAAAAGCCAAAACCCCAAGTATCtcttaaaagaaaattagattCGTGTTCCGACGATTATGAAAGCGAAGCTAGCGACGAAGACTGGGATAATAATAGTCCAAAAAAAATAGCACCTGAAGATGAGGTTGGATATAAAGTAATAATGCCTAAAGGTACAACACTGAGAAGTCgtaagatattgaaaaaagttttggaaCAGAAAAGGACAGTGTTTGATCGCCTTGGCGATAGTTCTGTTACCAGTACGACAAACCTGGCAGAAACGGCAACACCTACCTTTAATGTTACAGGATTAGGAAAAGAGGTGTTCAAAAGAAATTCGAGTGTATTTAACAGATTGGGAGACAAAGACGGTAAAAAAGAACAACTACCTTACGTTGGAATTCTGAAGAATGGTAAAAACAGCACAGCAACCCCTGgcatcttgaaaaattctccaaCAAGACTGGGAAATACAATTCTGACAACAACGAAGGTGGTCAAGATGGCCTCAAAACCTACTGGTGGCACCATGCGAGCtgaccaagaaaaaaaacaaaaaattgttctcGGGAAAGCAAAGCAGTTGGTAAGAGTCAATAAGAAAATTACCATCAACAACCCCTCACCTACTACTACCAAAGTCATAAGGAAGATCGCTACTTCAAGCAAACTAG CCTCGCAGCAAGCATCCGCATTGCCCGCAAAGGCCCGCCTCGGTGTGACAAACTTGTCGCCAGTAAAGCAAGTAACGTTTAACAAGACTGCAACTGTAAAAAGACTCGTGAAGCCAGGGGTCTTCAGCAGACTTGGAGTCTGA
- the LOC124413271 gene encoding uncharacterized protein C19orf47 homolog isoform X1: MRWRCLYIHRLRGTRHTLYTTETFVPLPSSTRYLCYIAYWVKFFIGAGFPQDVATKHAVVFSNNRIHPDMLPDLDKPSLKEMGITLMGDMIAILRYAKKVVEETTCEKFLVDSEGSIVSKVTAKPVLKKPAIKMVTRSATPGKVKTEPENATKIVKNTGNIATTSSLVAKKKPVAAKIVSRIIEKPKPQVSLKRKLDSCSDDYESEASDEDWDNNSPKKIAPEDEVGYKVIMPKGTTLRSRKILKKVLEQKRTVFDRLGDSSVTSTTNLAETATPTFNVTGLGKEVFKRNSSVFNRLGDKDGKKEQLPYVGILKNGKNSTATPGILKNSPTRLGNTILTTTKVVKMASKPTGGTMRADQEKKQKIVLGKAKQLVRVNKKITINNPSPTTTKVIRKIATSSKLASQQASALPAKARLGVTNLSPVKQVTFNKTATVKRLVKPGVFSRLGV, encoded by the exons CATACTGGGTAAAGTTCTTCATCGGAGCTGGTTTCCCTCAAGACGTCGCAACCAAACATGCAGTCGTATTTTCGAACAATCGTATCCATCCGGACATGTTGCCGGATCTTGATAAGCCGAGTCTGAAAGAAATGGGGATAACTTTGATGGGAGATATGATAGCGATCTTGCGATATGCCAAAAAAGTCGTCGAGGAGACCACATGTGAAAAGTTTCTGGTAGATTCTGAAGGTTCGATAGTGTCAAAGGTTACAGCTAAGCCTGTGTTAAAAAAGCCAGCCATTAAAATGGTGACCAGAAGTGCCACACCTGGTAAAGTCAAAACAGAACCAGAAAATGCTacaaaaatagtgaaaaacaCAGGGAATATAGCAACGACCTCCTCACTTGTGGCTAAAAAGAAACCTGTAGCTGCTAAAATTGTATCACGTATTATTGAAAAGCCAAAACCCCAAGTATCtcttaaaagaaaattagattCGTGTTCCGACGATTATGAAAGCGAAGCTAGCGACGAAGACTGGGATAATAATAGTCCAAAAAAAATAGCACCTGAAGATGAGGTTGGATATAAAGTAATAATGCCTAAAGGTACAACACTGAGAAGTCgtaagatattgaaaaaagttttggaaCAGAAAAGGACAGTGTTTGATCGCCTTGGCGATAGTTCTGTTACCAGTACGACAAACCTGGCAGAAACGGCAACACCTACCTTTAATGTTACAGGATTAGGAAAAGAGGTGTTCAAAAGAAATTCGAGTGTATTTAACAGATTGGGAGACAAAGACGGTAAAAAAGAACAACTACCTTACGTTGGAATTCTGAAGAATGGTAAAAACAGCACAGCAACCCCTGgcatcttgaaaaattctccaaCAAGACTGGGAAATACAATTCTGACAACAACGAAGGTGGTCAAGATGGCCTCAAAACCTACTGGTGGCACCATGCGAGCtgaccaagaaaaaaaacaaaaaattgttctcGGGAAAGCAAAGCAGTTGGTAAGAGTCAATAAGAAAATTACCATCAACAACCCCTCACCTACTACTACCAAAGTCATAAGGAAGATCGCTACTTCAAGCAAACTAG CCTCGCAGCAAGCATCCGCATTGCCCGCAAAGGCCCGCCTCGGTGTGACAAACTTGTCGCCAGTAAAGCAAGTAACGTTTAACAAGACTGCAACTGTAAAAAGACTCGTGAAGCCAGGGGTCTTCAGCAGACTTGGAGTCTGA